Below is a window of Haloterrigena alkaliphila DNA.
ACCGACTTCCGCTGGACGACGACCGAGACACAGGCGATCGAGTACGCCGGGCCGCTGGTTCGCTACGGCGGGGGCGAGACCGCGCCGACCGATCTGGCCGTCTTCTACGACGATCATCGACTCCGGGGAAACGGCGCCGCCGACGGATCGGCCCGCGACCCGGACCCGTTCGTCGCGGATCCGTCCGAGATGGACGCCTACGAGAGTCGGATCACCGTCGCGACCGACGAGGAGACGACGTACCGGCTCTACGTTGACGGCTATGCGGTGCACACCCAGTGGAGCAACGTCGACGGCCACGAGGCCTTCCCCAACGAGACGGTCGACGTTTCGCTGGCCGGCAACACCGAGACCGGCTACGTGACGGTCGAAGCGACCGCCGAGCCGGATACCGCCGACGGCTACCTCTTCGACGGCGAACTCCTCGCCCTCGAGACGGACGCCGAACTCGCGGAGCTGTGGGTTTCCGGCCAGCGGGTCGATCCCGACGAGTATCCGTCCGCTCCCGACGAGTGAGGGAACGCCGCGCACCGGTCCACCCCGACGAGTGAGGGAAAGCCGCGCGCCGTCCACTCCGACCGACTCAGAGCGACTTCTCCACGTACTTGTCTCGTCCGAACTGGTACATCGGCCACGCCAGCCGGGAGTACCCCTTCTCGACCTTGAAGACGGGGACTGCCGTCCCGCCGTACTTGTGTTTGAATCGGAAGACGGAGTTCGAGAAGTGCGAGCCGGTCTTCCCGAAGTTGTACTGGTCGTACCCCCGGTCGATCCCCCAGTTGATCGCGCGCTCGTGGAGGAGTTCGGAGGGGTAGTACTCGTAGTCGTCCGCGTCCGGAATCGCCGACAGCCAGTGGTGCAACACGCCGCCCTCCTCGTCGAGCAGATAGACGTATCGCCCGATTTCACGCCCTTCGACGATCGCCCTGAAGACGCGGATTCGGTCCTGCAGGTGGTCGGTCAGCGCCTCGAAGAACGCCTTCGGGAGCGGCGAGCCGTCGACGCGCGCGATATTCTCGACGTACCAGTCGTAGGTCGTCTCGAGGTCCTCGCCCAGCGGATCGATCTCGATCCGGTACTCCTGTTCGTTGCCCTTCCGGACGTCCCGTCGGCGACCCTTGTCCATTCCCTCGAGGATGGCGTCCCAGCCCTCACGCAGGTCGATCAGGAACAGACACGAGTCGAACGTCGGCTCGTACCCCCGCGTCTGGAGGTACTGCCCGTACCGAATGTACTCGAGGTCGTACGTCTCGATGGCGTGGTTGACGACGCCG
It encodes the following:
- a CDS encoding GNAT family N-acetyltransferase is translated as MSSLDPTLYRSIEPINENQWNHVVTQSDRGTVYHRYGWIRAIEDAFDHDGHHVVVEKGTNPVAIMPNFAVDLPIPDPISDTLPIAPPLEQLVSIPVGFGGPVVLTDEADSLDLLFDTLEATAGRGVVNHAIETYDLEYIRYGQYLQTRGYEPTFDSCLFLIDLREGWDAILEGMDKGRRRDVRKGNEQEYRIEIDPLGEDLETTYDWYVENIARVDGSPLPKAFFEALTDHLQDRIRVFRAIVEGREIGRYVYLLDEEGGVLHHWLSAIPDADDYEYYPSELLHERAINWGIDRGYDQYNFGKTGSHFSNSVFRFKHKYGGTAVPVFKVEKGYSRLAWPMYQFGRDKYVEKSL